One Thauera sp. K11 DNA window includes the following coding sequences:
- a CDS encoding DUF502 domain-containing protein — protein sequence MKKYLITGLLIWIPLAITFMVLAWIVGTLDQIILLLPRDLHPREIFGFNIPGLGVVMSVLIVFSTGLVAANVLGQKLVQIWEAMLSRIPVVKSIYYSVKQVSDTLFSSSGQAFRKALLVQYPREGSWTIAFLTGKPGGDAANHLPGEFVSVYVPTTPNPTSGFFLMMPKKDVIELDMSVDEALKYIISMGVVAPPLRKPAPVPALLD from the coding sequence GTGAAGAAATACCTCATCACCGGCCTGCTGATCTGGATTCCGCTGGCGATCACCTTCATGGTGCTCGCCTGGATCGTGGGCACGCTCGACCAGATCATCCTGCTGCTGCCCCGCGACCTGCATCCACGCGAGATCTTCGGTTTCAACATTCCCGGCCTCGGGGTGGTGATGAGCGTGCTCATCGTCTTCTCCACCGGCCTCGTCGCCGCCAACGTGCTCGGCCAGAAGCTGGTGCAGATCTGGGAAGCGATGCTGTCGCGCATCCCGGTGGTGAAGTCGATCTACTACAGCGTCAAGCAGGTCTCCGACACGCTGTTCTCCAGCAGCGGCCAGGCTTTCCGCAAGGCATTGCTGGTGCAGTACCCGCGCGAGGGCTCGTGGACCATCGCCTTCCTCACCGGCAAGCCGGGCGGGGACGCGGCGAACCACCTGCCGGGCGAATTCGTCAGCGTGTATGTCCCCACCACGCCGAACCCGACGTCGGGCTTCTTCCTGATGATGCCCAAGAAGGACGTCATCGAGCTCGACATGAGCGTCGACGAGGCGCTGAAGTACATCATCTCGATGGGCGTCGTCGCACCGCCGCTGCGCAAGCCGGCGCCGGTACCCGCGCTCCTAGACTGA